A part of Aquibium oceanicum genomic DNA contains:
- a CDS encoding sodium:calcium antiporter yields the protein MEQQASAEAGLVIDLAQYSLWIVIAVFAGSAAVIGLAGVRLSGVADKLADRTGMGEVIAGALFVGAATSLPGAITSISTAAQDAPELAIGNALGGLTAQTAFIAVADIFYRRANLEHAAASVTGLGQGVLLVALLSIPLLANAQPPFTIWGVHPASIAILLGYAAGLRLLTRIKDEPMWEPVQTDETRDPVSEPEAEENRKHSDRSLWLQFIGLAAATAAAGYLIGESSIALVDKTGLSENAVGTVFAAVANSLPELVTAIAAVRIGAVSLAVGDVIGGNSFEVMFLSAADFFYDGSIYAEMSGGDRTTALIAMLMTAVLLLGMIRREKSGVGGIGFESTGVLILYGVSIVLLFI from the coding sequence ATGGAACAGCAAGCGTCGGCGGAAGCCGGCCTTGTGATCGATCTCGCACAATATTCGCTCTGGATCGTCATCGCGGTCTTTGCCGGATCGGCGGCGGTGATCGGGCTGGCGGGTGTGCGGCTTTCGGGTGTCGCCGACAAGCTCGCAGACCGCACCGGAATGGGCGAGGTGATCGCGGGAGCGCTCTTCGTCGGCGCGGCCACCTCGCTTCCCGGCGCAATCACCTCCATCTCGACCGCCGCGCAGGATGCGCCGGAACTGGCGATCGGCAATGCGCTGGGCGGCCTCACCGCGCAGACAGCCTTCATAGCGGTCGCAGACATCTTCTACCGGCGGGCGAATCTGGAGCACGCCGCGGCGAGCGTCACCGGCCTCGGCCAGGGCGTCCTGCTCGTCGCACTGCTCTCGATCCCACTTCTGGCGAACGCCCAGCCGCCCTTCACCATCTGGGGTGTCCATCCCGCTTCGATCGCAATCCTGCTCGGCTATGCCGCCGGCCTGCGGCTGCTCACCCGGATCAAGGACGAGCCGATGTGGGAGCCGGTTCAGACGGACGAGACGCGCGATCCGGTGTCGGAACCGGAAGCCGAGGAAAACCGGAAACACTCCGACCGCTCGCTGTGGCTCCAGTTCATCGGGCTCGCCGCCGCGACCGCTGCGGCCGGCTACCTGATCGGCGAATCGAGCATCGCGCTGGTCGACAAGACCGGCCTGTCGGAAAACGCGGTGGGAACCGTCTTCGCCGCCGTCGCCAACTCGCTGCCGGAACTGGTGACGGCAATCGCCGCCGTGCGCATCGGCGCGGTCAGCCTCGCGGTCGGCGACGTGATCGGCGGCAATTCCTTCGAGGTGATGTTCCTCTCCGCCGCCGACTTCTTCTACGACGGTTCGATCTATGCGGAGATGAGCGGCGGCGACCGCACCACCGCGCTCATCGCCATGCTGATGACGGCGGTGCTGTTGCTGGGCATGATCCGCCGGGAGAAGAGCGGCGTCGGCGGCATCGGCTTCGAGAGCACCGGCGTCCTCATTCTCTACGGTGTCTCGATCGTCCTGCTGTTCATCTGA
- a CDS encoding BA14K family protein: protein MNKILTTFSAALLSVSMAAPLAAAPIAKPAAPEAGTLLQDVQYRNWRDSSEYRPRGGKNYGRHDRGRFERRGNSAYYHGHRGYRQQRPGYREYNGFWFPAAAFLAGSLITGAITADRNRGGNAHVEWCHDRYRSYRASDNTFQPYNGPRQQCYSPYS from the coding sequence ATGAATAAGATCCTTACCACGTTCTCCGCTGCACTATTGTCCGTATCGATGGCGGCACCGCTCGCGGCTGCCCCGATCGCCAAGCCGGCGGCACCCGAAGCTGGGACTCTGCTGCAGGACGTCCAGTACCGGAACTGGCGTGACTCGTCCGAGTACCGGCCGCGCGGCGGTAAAAACTACGGCCGCCATGATCGCGGGCGGTTCGAGCGTCGCGGAAACTCGGCCTACTATCATGGCCATCGCGGCTATCGCCAGCAGCGTCCGGGCTACCGCGAGTACAACGGCTTCTGGTTCCCGGCTGCCGCCTTCCTGGCGGGCTCGCTGATCACCGGCGCAATTACGGCTGACCGTAACCGAGGCGGTAACGCGCATGTCGAATGGTGCCACGACCGCTACCGGTCCTATCGCGCCTCGGACAACACGTTCCAGCCGTACAACGGTCCGCGCCAGCAGTGTTACTCGCCTTACAGCTGA
- the ctaD gene encoding cytochrome c oxidase subunit I — protein sequence MTETTERKLPNEGNRPKEEVDELLRIWAMPKGFRLVTAVNNTVIGLLYIGAAFAFFIAAGILALLMRTQLAVPENDFLSQDLYNQIFTVHGTTMMFLFAVPAVEALGVMLLPQMLAARDLPFPRLSAFAIWAYVVGGTVFFSTVLYDLAPKGGWFMYTPLTLKEYSPGDNADFWLLGIGFIEISAIAGAIEIVVGALRTRPPGMSLSKMPIFGWAMLIFAAMIMFAFPAVILGTMLLEIERSFGWPFFTADKGGDPVLWQHLFWFFGHPEVYIIFLPAAGLVSMIVPTMAQRPLIGYNLIVVALIATGFFSFGLWVHHMFTTGIPSLSLAFFSAASMAVAVPSGIQIFSWIATIAGSKGRFRINTPSLFVLGFIFIFTVGGLTGIMVALVPLDFQVHDTYFVVAHFHYVLIGGMVFPLFATFYYWTPMVAKRQLSERLGRWVFWLMFVGFNVAFFPMHITGLRGMPRRVWTYESGLGWDWLNMISTVGAYIFAAGVAIFVIDLFRNFRAGEGGPDNPWNAGTLEWLPNDVYSARSVPLIDSREPLWDHPTLPQEVQEGRHFLPNAPTGGRETIVTSAIEGKPQYIIQMPGPGWSPFVAAVFTASFFLLLTIKLVIPAAICAVIAVGAMIYWTWGLDPGPGKGEVEIGAGLKVPTYMSGPSSHSWWAMIVLMLVASSLYIAYVFSYLYLWVVSPEFWAGRASPEVPDWLWPLADAALIVLGTLCMWGAGRLLPKPGERQLLMPVLNALGPLLLAAAVALEIYAHWQTGLTPTANSYGAMVYMQSVVNAQLALALLIMGGFAVARYFAGRLDRERRVSFDNGALLYYYAAGQALFGLVLIHGFPRMVI from the coding sequence ATGACCGAGACCACCGAAAGAAAGCTCCCGAACGAGGGAAACCGGCCCAAGGAGGAGGTCGACGAGCTCCTGCGAATCTGGGCCATGCCCAAGGGTTTCAGGCTGGTCACGGCGGTCAACAACACCGTCATCGGCCTGCTCTATATCGGCGCGGCCTTCGCCTTCTTTATCGCCGCCGGTATTCTCGCGCTGCTGATGCGAACGCAACTCGCCGTTCCCGAAAACGACTTCCTGAGCCAGGACCTCTACAACCAGATCTTCACCGTCCACGGCACCACGATGATGTTCCTCTTCGCGGTGCCGGCGGTGGAGGCGCTCGGCGTGATGCTGCTGCCGCAGATGCTGGCGGCGCGCGACCTGCCGTTCCCGCGGCTCAGCGCCTTCGCCATCTGGGCCTATGTCGTTGGCGGCACCGTCTTCTTCTCAACCGTGCTCTACGACCTCGCCCCCAAGGGCGGCTGGTTCATGTACACGCCGCTGACGCTGAAGGAATACTCGCCCGGCGACAATGCCGACTTCTGGCTGCTCGGCATCGGCTTCATCGAGATCTCGGCGATCGCCGGCGCGATCGAGATCGTCGTCGGTGCGCTGCGCACACGGCCACCCGGCATGTCGCTCTCCAAGATGCCGATCTTCGGCTGGGCGATGCTGATCTTCGCCGCGATGATCATGTTCGCCTTCCCGGCCGTCATCCTCGGTACCATGCTGCTCGAGATCGAGCGCTCCTTCGGCTGGCCGTTCTTCACCGCGGACAAGGGCGGCGACCCGGTGCTGTGGCAGCATCTCTTCTGGTTCTTCGGCCACCCGGAGGTCTACATCATCTTCCTGCCGGCGGCGGGGCTGGTCTCCATGATCGTGCCGACGATGGCCCAGCGTCCGCTGATCGGCTACAATCTGATCGTCGTCGCGCTCATCGCCACCGGCTTCTTTTCCTTCGGCCTGTGGGTCCACCACATGTTCACGACGGGCATTCCGTCGCTCAGCCTCGCCTTCTTCTCGGCGGCGAGCATGGCGGTCGCGGTCCCGTCGGGGATCCAGATATTCTCCTGGATCGCCACGATCGCGGGGAGCAAGGGGCGGTTCCGCATCAACACGCCCTCGCTCTTCGTGCTGGGCTTCATCTTCATCTTCACGGTCGGCGGCCTCACCGGCATCATGGTCGCGCTGGTGCCGCTCGACTTCCAAGTGCACGACACCTACTTCGTGGTCGCGCATTTCCACTACGTGCTGATCGGCGGGATGGTCTTCCCGCTGTTTGCCACCTTCTACTACTGGACGCCGATGGTGGCGAAGCGCCAGCTGTCCGAACGGCTCGGGCGCTGGGTGTTCTGGCTGATGTTCGTCGGCTTCAACGTCGCGTTCTTCCCCATGCACATCACCGGCCTGCGCGGCATGCCGCGACGGGTCTGGACATACGAGTCCGGTCTCGGCTGGGACTGGCTGAACATGATCTCAACCGTGGGCGCCTACATCTTCGCCGCCGGCGTCGCGATCTTCGTGATCGACCTCTTCCGCAATTTCCGCGCCGGCGAGGGCGGCCCGGACAATCCGTGGAACGCCGGCACGCTGGAATGGCTGCCCAACGACGTGTATTCGGCGCGCAGCGTGCCGCTGATCGACAGCCGCGAACCGTTGTGGGATCATCCGACGCTGCCGCAGGAAGTGCAGGAAGGCCGCCACTTCCTGCCGAACGCGCCGACCGGGGGGCGCGAGACCATCGTCACCTCGGCGATCGAGGGCAAGCCGCAATACATCATCCAGATGCCGGGTCCCGGCTGGTCGCCCTTCGTCGCGGCGGTGTTCACGGCCAGCTTCTTTCTCCTCCTGACCATCAAGCTGGTCATCCCGGCGGCGATCTGTGCCGTGATCGCCGTCGGTGCGATGATCTACTGGACCTGGGGCCTCGATCCGGGCCCGGGCAAGGGCGAGGTCGAGATCGGCGCCGGGCTCAAGGTCCCGACCTACATGTCGGGTCCGAGTTCGCATTCCTGGTGGGCGATGATCGTGCTGATGCTGGTCGCCTCCTCGCTCTACATCGCCTACGTCTTCTCCTATCTCTACCTCTGGGTCGTTTCGCCCGAGTTCTGGGCGGGCCGCGCCTCTCCCGAAGTACCGGACTGGTTGTGGCCGCTCGCCGATGCCGCGCTGATCGTCCTCGGCACGCTGTGCATGTGGGGGGCCGGCAGACTCCTGCCGAAGCCCGGCGAGCGCCAACTCCTGATGCCGGTCCTCAATGCGCTCGGTCCACTGTTGCTTGCCGCCGCCGTGGCGCTGGAGATCTACGCCCACTGGCAGACCGGTCTGACACCGACCGCGAACTCGTATGGCGCGATGGTCTACATGCAGAGCGTCGTCAACGCGCAGCTCGCCCTTGCGCTGCTGATCATGGGCGGCTTCGCGGTGGCGCGCTACTTCGCCGGCAGGCTGGACCGCGAGCGGCGCGTCAGCTTCGACAACGGCGCCCTGCTCTACTACTACGCGGCCGGGCAGGCGCTGTTCGGGCTCGTGCTGATCCATGGCTTCCCGCGGATGGTGATTTGA
- a CDS encoding sodium:calcium antiporter, with product MLDFAQFSLPINIGLFSAAAVAVWFAGARLTGYADAISRITGAGQAVMGIILLAGVTSLPEIGVTATASISGDAQLAVNNLFGSIALQVALLAVVDLFTGRDALTSVVPDPTVLLEGTLNVILISFAAGAMVAGDVPFFGIGLWAWGCLLGYIAGVWMLSKAQGKRPWLAARGGEVDTPLIREQSEREEASDAEDDSLRTLLLKTAAVASIILVAGFVLARSGDAIAQQSGLGQSFVGFVLVAFATSLPELSTAITAARRRLYTMAISDILGTNIINVALLFAVDLLDTDPEPVLNRVGDFAVFGALLAVVLTAIFMAGIAERRDKTILRMGYDSLLVMIAYAGGVAILFTLRPDT from the coding sequence ATGCTCGATTTCGCCCAGTTCAGCCTCCCCATCAACATCGGGCTGTTCTCCGCCGCCGCGGTCGCGGTGTGGTTCGCGGGCGCGAGGCTCACGGGCTATGCGGACGCGATCAGCCGCATCACCGGTGCCGGACAGGCGGTCATGGGCATCATCCTGCTGGCTGGGGTCACTTCGCTGCCGGAGATCGGCGTCACCGCGACCGCATCGATCTCCGGCGATGCGCAGCTTGCCGTCAACAACCTGTTCGGCAGCATCGCGCTCCAGGTGGCGCTTCTGGCGGTCGTCGATCTCTTCACCGGCCGCGACGCGCTGACGTCGGTCGTCCCCGATCCGACCGTCCTGCTCGAAGGCACGCTGAACGTCATCCTGATCAGCTTCGCGGCCGGTGCGATGGTCGCGGGCGACGTGCCGTTCTTCGGCATCGGCCTTTGGGCCTGGGGATGCCTGTTGGGGTACATTGCCGGCGTCTGGATGCTGTCGAAGGCGCAGGGAAAGCGGCCATGGCTCGCGGCCCGCGGCGGCGAGGTCGATACGCCGCTGATCCGCGAGCAATCCGAACGCGAGGAGGCGTCCGATGCCGAGGACGACAGCCTCAGGACACTGCTGCTCAAGACCGCCGCGGTGGCGTCGATCATCCTCGTGGCCGGCTTCGTGCTGGCCAGGAGCGGCGACGCGATCGCACAGCAGAGCGGACTGGGGCAGAGTTTCGTCGGCTTCGTGCTCGTCGCCTTCGCCACCTCGCTGCCCGAGCTCAGCACGGCCATCACGGCCGCCCGGCGCCGGCTCTACACCATGGCGATCTCCGACATTCTCGGCACCAACATCATCAACGTCGCGCTGCTGTTCGCGGTCGACCTGCTCGACACCGATCCCGAGCCGGTGCTGAACCGCGTCGGCGATTTCGCGGTCTTCGGCGCGCTGCTGGCCGTGGTGCTCACCGCCATCTTCATGGCCGGGATCGCCGAGCGCCGGGACAAGACGATCCTGCGCATGGGTTACGATTCGCTGCTCGTCATGATTGCCTACGCGGGCGGCGTCGCCATCCTCTTTACATTGCGGCCGGACACATGA
- a CDS encoding cytochrome c oxidase subunit II → MKNFAARLLLLAMAMATSGCAGVQSALMPSGEEAIEVDLLFWTITGISAFVTGLVVVLVAVAMYGTPRWRARLDRDWIVWGGGIVFPVAVLTGVFIYGLIVLRSGDLRAREAEAPGITVVGKRWWWEVVYTGPDGEPVTTANELRIPAGRPIAIRLESDNVIHSFWVPRLAGKLDMIPGRSNVLTLEATEPGLSRGQCAEYCGGAHALMAFYVEVLPEEEYDDWLAHEASDARPPESEQEIRGQEVFMRNGCGACHSIRGTKANGVIGPDLTHLGSRHSLAAAALPNGKAAIAAWIVENQHIKPDNLMPEYRIFEPEELNAVAAYLESLE, encoded by the coding sequence ATGAAGAATTTCGCCGCACGCCTTCTCCTCCTAGCCATGGCGATGGCGACGAGCGGCTGCGCCGGCGTCCAGTCAGCGCTGATGCCGAGCGGCGAGGAAGCGATCGAGGTCGATCTCCTGTTCTGGACGATCACCGGCATCAGCGCCTTTGTCACCGGGCTGGTGGTGGTTCTGGTTGCCGTGGCGATGTACGGCACGCCCCGCTGGCGGGCGCGCCTCGACCGTGACTGGATCGTCTGGGGCGGCGGCATCGTCTTTCCGGTCGCCGTGCTGACCGGCGTCTTCATCTACGGGCTGATCGTCTTGCGCTCGGGAGACTTGCGCGCCCGGGAAGCGGAAGCGCCGGGCATCACGGTCGTCGGCAAGCGCTGGTGGTGGGAGGTCGTCTACACCGGCCCCGATGGCGAGCCGGTGACCACCGCCAACGAACTGCGGATCCCCGCCGGGCGCCCGATCGCGATACGACTGGAATCCGACAATGTGATCCACAGTTTCTGGGTACCGCGGCTTGCCGGCAAGCTGGACATGATCCCCGGCCGCAGCAACGTCCTGACGCTGGAGGCGACGGAGCCGGGCCTCAGCCGGGGCCAGTGCGCCGAATATTGCGGAGGCGCGCACGCGCTCATGGCCTTCTACGTCGAGGTGCTGCCGGAGGAGGAATATGACGACTGGCTGGCGCACGAGGCATCCGACGCCCGTCCCCCGGAGAGCGAGCAGGAGATCCGCGGGCAGGAGGTCTTCATGCGAAACGGCTGCGGCGCCTGCCATTCGATCCGCGGCACCAAGGCGAACGGCGTCATCGGTCCCGACCTGACGCATCTCGGCAGCCGCCACTCGCTCGCGGCGGCGGCCCTGCCCAACGGCAAGGCGGCCATCGCCGCCTGGATCGTGGAGAACCAGCACATCAAGCCAGACAATCTGATGCCCGAATACCGCATCTTCGAGCCGGAGGAACTCAACGCGGTGGCTGCCTATCTCGAGAGCCTGGAGTAG
- a CDS encoding c-type cytochrome codes for MWRPKKFKAQRTAFYLIVFTAIGIMGAAGFVLSGVYNVAASVRHFSITEYVIKVVLWRSIAFHSRGGPEAPDLTDPDLIRLGANHFATGCAPCHGSPVRDGSAAVQRMYPTPPPLDHVRDDFDTSELFWIVQNGFKFTGMPAWPGEGREDEVWPLVAYLEHLPETSPAEFAAMTGQTGGTFGPQHGLDFGVGFEPTREGLLRYCATCHGEAGARPVDGLVPALAGQNAAYLRRTMEEYRLNQRQSGMMETVATGLDAETIAELAAHFSQARPADRPVQRTPDAESIERGREIALHGVPKERVPPCASCHSGDRSDQFPRLTGLSARYIKVQLQLFHDGVRAQSPYAEIMHNVARHMDEAQMEDVAAYIASLPAGAAIGAKGVLAGEGR; via the coding sequence ATGTGGCGACCGAAGAAATTCAAGGCGCAACGGACAGCATTCTACCTGATCGTCTTCACGGCCATCGGCATTATGGGCGCCGCGGGGTTCGTGCTCTCCGGCGTCTACAACGTCGCGGCATCCGTGAGACATTTCTCCATCACGGAGTACGTCATCAAGGTGGTCCTGTGGCGCTCGATCGCCTTTCACAGCCGCGGCGGACCCGAGGCTCCCGACCTCACCGATCCAGACCTCATCCGGTTGGGAGCGAACCACTTCGCGACCGGCTGCGCGCCTTGCCATGGAAGCCCCGTGCGGGACGGCTCGGCGGCAGTGCAACGGATGTACCCGACGCCGCCGCCGCTCGATCACGTGCGCGACGACTTCGACACGTCGGAACTCTTCTGGATCGTCCAGAACGGGTTCAAGTTCACCGGAATGCCGGCCTGGCCGGGCGAGGGTCGTGAAGACGAGGTATGGCCGCTCGTCGCCTATCTGGAACACCTTCCTGAAACCAGCCCGGCGGAGTTCGCGGCGATGACCGGCCAGACCGGAGGGACCTTCGGCCCGCAGCATGGTCTCGATTTCGGTGTCGGCTTCGAGCCAACTCGCGAAGGTCTCCTGCGCTACTGTGCGACCTGCCACGGCGAGGCTGGCGCACGCCCCGTCGACGGTCTCGTACCGGCGCTCGCGGGCCAGAACGCCGCCTATCTGCGCCGGACGATGGAGGAGTACCGGCTGAACCAGCGCCAGAGCGGCATGATGGAGACGGTCGCCACGGGTCTCGACGCCGAGACCATCGCCGAACTTGCAGCGCATTTTTCTCAAGCCCGACCGGCCGACCGTCCCGTCCAGAGGACACCGGACGCGGAAAGCATCGAACGCGGGCGCGAGATTGCCCTGCACGGCGTACCGAAGGAACGCGTCCCACCCTGCGCCTCCTGCCATTCGGGCGACAGATCCGACCAGTTTCCGCGTCTGACCGGGCTGTCCGCGAGATACATCAAGGTCCAGTTGCAGCTCTTCCATGACGGTGTTCGAGCCCAGTCGCCTTATGCCGAGATCATGCACAACGTCGCCCGCCACATGGACGAGGCGCAGATGGAGGACGTCGCCGCCTACATCGCTTCTCTGCCGGCGGGAGCGGCGATCGGCGCGAAAGGCGTCCTGGCGGGAGAAGGCCGATGA
- a CDS encoding cytochrome c oxidase assembly protein translates to MLTEHMLKHILAMNVVAPAAVLAGRGFFMHRVSFMHRVSPSRFLGVAVVLQIVLMWVWHLPAGLAFAAEIPSALLAMHFSLFAASVLFWAAVVGAIGTRPWGALSGLLVTAKLSCLLGALFTFAPRPLYAGYIASSSIQPDGSALEDQHLAGLLMLTAYTFSYIGAAVVIVARWLSETEKAPAWHDGPA, encoded by the coding sequence ATGTTGACCGAACACATGCTGAAGCACATCTTGGCGATGAACGTCGTCGCGCCCGCCGCGGTTCTCGCGGGGCGCGGCTTTTTCATGCACCGGGTCTCGTTCATGCATCGGGTCTCGCCGTCGAGGTTTCTCGGCGTGGCCGTCGTGCTTCAGATCGTTCTTATGTGGGTCTGGCACCTCCCGGCGGGCCTGGCATTCGCCGCGGAAATCCCATCCGCCCTGCTCGCCATGCATTTCTCGCTCTTCGCCGCTTCCGTTCTGTTCTGGGCCGCCGTGGTGGGCGCGATCGGCACGCGCCCCTGGGGCGCGCTGAGCGGGCTTCTCGTCACCGCCAAGCTGTCCTGCCTTCTCGGCGCGCTGTTCACCTTTGCGCCGCGGCCGCTTTACGCCGGCTATATCGCATCGAGCAGCATCCAGCCCGACGGCTCGGCGCTGGAAGACCAGCATCTCGCAGGCCTGTTGATGCTCACCGCATACACGTTCAGCTACATCGGCGCGGCGGTGGTGATCGTGGCGCGATGGCTGTCCGAGACCGAAAAAGCCCCCGCCTGGCATGACGGTCCGGCCTGA
- a CDS encoding mechanosensitive ion channel domain-containing protein: MATRTGMSNSFRLVLAIFLSAILTFGSWSLAGAQVLPGTAAPAEEGAAGTGIDPALAEALVQALEDPATRAALIEYLRGAAGASRPADTEPAPAAPTLSLAQRIGAYTQGAAEAASAVGIQIVRSVYGLAGLLEGTTTIGWEAFGSLVLRVILVAAAAFAIFYLLRLLARRPFASLERRSARVGTVGRLVYRLAGGLIDLAIILVSWAAGYGIALFTGAEMGRMQVQIAYFLNAFLVVEATKVALRFLLAPRYGGLRVLPISDTEANFWYFWCARLIGFLGYGILFFVSFTNSTLSFAAGRGLRMVIQITAAVMAIVIILQKKNKVGEAIRDYGEGLPGISSRRALQLVGGVWHIFAIFYVVALFLVSVTRPDRAMEYMLVSTAQTLVAIAAAALVMAVIRRAITGGMRLPEDLKARLPLLERQLNHYVPTILKIVRFIILMILLLAVVDIWELVDVVEWAASDTGSSVIGGLFGAFLTILIALVLWLAVSSWIDYRLNPSFGTVPTARERTLLALFRNAALVTLIVLGLMLALSQIGVNIGPLIAGAGVAGLAIGFGAQKLVQDIITGVFIQFENAMNEGDVVTVGSTTGVVEKLTVRSVGLRSVDGNYHIVPFSSVDTVTNFMRGFSYHVADIGVAYREDIKEVKRLLGVAFERLREGEHKDVIIGDLEMFGVNELGDSAVVVRVRIKTLPGSQWAVGRAYNEVVKEVLDEAGVEIPFPHLTVYMGEGKDGTAPPLRVRSSPGAKSEPERLVEAIEDPDPQA, translated from the coding sequence TTGGCTACCCGAACCGGGATGTCGAACTCGTTCCGCCTCGTCCTTGCAATCTTTCTGTCGGCGATCCTCACCTTCGGCTCGTGGTCGCTCGCGGGCGCCCAGGTTCTGCCGGGCACCGCAGCCCCCGCAGAGGAGGGCGCGGCCGGTACCGGCATCGACCCGGCTCTTGCCGAAGCCCTCGTCCAGGCGTTGGAGGATCCGGCAACGCGGGCAGCGCTGATCGAGTACTTGCGCGGCGCGGCCGGGGCGTCGAGACCCGCCGACACCGAACCAGCGCCCGCCGCGCCGACCCTTTCGCTGGCACAGCGCATCGGCGCCTACACGCAGGGTGCGGCCGAAGCGGCGTCGGCGGTCGGCATCCAGATCGTCCGTTCCGTCTACGGCCTCGCCGGGCTCCTGGAAGGCACGACCACGATCGGCTGGGAAGCCTTCGGTTCACTCGTGCTGCGGGTGATCCTCGTCGCGGCGGCGGCCTTTGCGATCTTCTATCTGCTGCGGCTCCTTGCCCGGCGACCCTTCGCATCGCTGGAGCGGCGTTCGGCAAGGGTCGGGACCGTCGGACGACTGGTCTATCGTCTGGCCGGCGGACTGATCGATCTCGCCATCATTCTCGTCTCATGGGCCGCGGGCTACGGCATCGCGCTCTTCACCGGCGCCGAGATGGGTCGCATGCAGGTCCAGATTGCCTATTTCCTCAATGCCTTCCTCGTCGTGGAGGCCACCAAGGTTGCGCTGCGTTTCCTGCTTGCGCCGCGGTATGGCGGGCTGCGCGTCCTGCCGATCAGCGACACCGAGGCGAACTTCTGGTATTTCTGGTGCGCGCGGCTGATCGGCTTCCTCGGCTACGGCATCCTTTTCTTCGTTTCCTTCACCAATTCCACCCTGTCCTTCGCGGCGGGCCGCGGCCTGCGCATGGTGATCCAGATCACCGCGGCCGTGATGGCGATCGTCATCATCCTGCAGAAGAAGAACAAGGTCGGCGAAGCCATCCGCGACTACGGCGAGGGCCTTCCCGGCATTTCTTCGCGCCGCGCCCTCCAACTCGTGGGGGGTGTCTGGCACATCTTTGCCATCTTCTACGTCGTGGCTCTGTTCCTCGTCTCCGTCACCCGGCCCGACCGCGCGATGGAATACATGCTCGTCTCGACAGCGCAGACGCTTGTCGCGATCGCGGCTGCGGCGCTGGTCATGGCGGTCATTCGCCGCGCGATCACCGGGGGCATGCGATTGCCGGAAGACCTGAAGGCGCGCCTGCCGTTGCTCGAGCGCCAGCTGAATCACTACGTGCCGACGATCCTGAAGATCGTCCGGTTCATCATCCTCATGATCCTGCTGCTCGCTGTGGTCGACATCTGGGAGTTGGTGGACGTCGTGGAATGGGCTGCCAGCGATACCGGATCATCGGTCATCGGCGGGTTGTTCGGTGCGTTCCTGACGATCCTGATCGCTCTGGTGCTGTGGCTGGCCGTCTCGTCGTGGATCGATTACCGCCTCAACCCATCCTTCGGAACGGTGCCGACGGCGCGGGAGCGCACGCTGCTGGCGCTGTTCCGCAACGCGGCGCTGGTCACCTTGATCGTGCTCGGACTGATGCTCGCCCTGTCGCAGATCGGCGTCAACATCGGACCGCTGATCGCCGGCGCGGGCGTCGCCGGCCTCGCCATCGGCTTCGGCGCCCAGAAGCTGGTGCAGGACATCATCACCGGCGTGTTCATCCAGTTCGAGAACGCCATGAACGAGGGCGACGTCGTCACCGTGGGCAGCACGACGGGCGTCGTCGAGAAGCTCACCGTCCGCTCCGTCGGCCTGCGCAGCGTCGACGGCAATTATCATATCGTGCCGTTCTCGTCGGTCGACACCGTCACCAACTTCATGCGCGGCTTCTCCTACCACGTGGCCGACATCGGGGTGGCCTATCGCGAGGACATCAAGGAGGTTAAGCGCCTGCTCGGCGTCGCCTTCGAACGCCTGCGGGAGGGCGAGCACAAGGACGTCATCATCGGAGATCTGGAGATGTTCGGCGTCAACGAACTCGGCGATTCCGCCGTCGTCGTGCGCGTGCGCATCAAGACGCTGCCGGGCTCGCAATGGGCCGTCGGTCGCGCCTACAACGAGGTGGTGAAGGAAGTGCTCGACGAGGCCGGCGTCGAGATCCCCTTCCCGCACCTCACCGTCTACATGGGCGAAGGAAAGGACGGCACAGCGCCGCCCTTGCGCGTCCGCTCCTCGCCGGGCGCGAAGAGCGAGCCGGAACGGCTGGTGGAAGCGATCGAGGATCCCGACCCGCAGGCCTGA